A genome region from Pseudomonas helmanticensis includes the following:
- a CDS encoding multidrug transporter has protein sequence MFIGVLLVITWLVLLLRYPAKALPVSVAAAIGLGLVAMWVVWLDNREIKQLARLELRISYAPEQCPADRPLQLNMNNGNSVPLTELRWRIAAYASGDTVNLADNQYTAPRYRGPGELQAGGNWQDCLPLPPLRPGYRPQTLEFRAERLQGSFSD, from the coding sequence ATGTTCATCGGCGTTTTGCTGGTCATCACCTGGCTGGTCCTGTTGCTGCGCTACCCGGCCAAGGCCTTGCCGGTTTCAGTGGCTGCCGCGATTGGCCTCGGTCTGGTGGCGATGTGGGTCGTCTGGCTGGATAACCGCGAGATCAAGCAACTGGCGCGACTTGAGCTGCGCATCAGTTACGCGCCCGAGCAATGCCCGGCTGATCGTCCGTTGCAACTGAACATGAACAATGGCAACAGCGTGCCGTTGACCGAACTGCGCTGGCGCATCGCCGCCTACGCGTCGGGGGACACGGTCAATCTCGCCGACAATCAGTACACTGCCCCACGTTATCGCGGCCCCGGTGAATTGCAGGCCGGTGGCAACTGGCAAGACTGTTTGCCGCTGCCGCCGCTGCGTCCCGGTTATCGCCCGCAAACCCTGGAGTTCCGCGCCGAGCGTTTGCAGGGCAGTTTCTCCGACTGA